A stretch of DNA from Streptomyces rubradiris:
ATCCCTCGGCGGGCTGGTCGATCCACTTGACGTGGGTGTCCGGGTACTTCTCCTCGAAGGCCGCGATCAGATCCTCGAAGTAGTCCTTGAAGTTGGCGCGCAGGTTCCAGGTCTGGAAGGTGATGTCGCCCTCCACCTTGCCGGAGGCGTCGCCCGTGCCGCCGGCACCGCCGCCCGAGCCGCAGGCGCTCAGCGGCAGGACGAGGGCGACGGCGACGGCGGTGAGGGCTCTGCGGGAGATGGGCACGGACACGGCTCCCTTGCTGTGTCGGGGCTGTGGGTGGCGCGAAAGACCTTGCACAGGGCGTTCCGGGAAAGTCAATGGATTCGTCGCCGCCAAAGCATTCCGTCCGGCACAAGTGCAGGTCGGCGTCTACTCGCCGGGACCTTGCAAGAGTTGACTAATGCGCTTTAGGGTCTTGACACTCAAGCGCTTCAGCGGTTCCCTGCCGAAGGGGAGGAAACGTGCCGACCAGACGGTCCCCCGCCCGCCGGCCCACGATGAAGGACATCGCCCGGCGTGCCGGGGTGTCCGAGAGCGCCGTGTCCTTCGCGCTCAACGACCGCCCCGGCGTCTCGGAGGCCACCCGGGCCCGGGTGCGCCGCGTCGCCGAACAGCTGGGCTGGCGGCCGAGTACGGCCGCCCGCGCGCTGTCCGGGGAGGGCGCGGCCACGGTCGGCTTCGTGCTGGCCCGCCCGGCGACCACGCTGGGCGTCGACTCCTTCTTCCTCCAGCTCGTCTCCGGCATCCAAGGGGTGCTGGCGGAGCGCCACTTGGGCCTGCTGTTCCAGGTGGTGGAGGACGTGGCCGGCGAGTGCGCGGTGTACCGGCGCTGGTGGGCCGAGCACCGGGTGGACGGCGTGCTGGTGGTCGATCCGCGCGCCGACGATCCGCGTCCCGGTCTGCTGGACGAACTGTCCCTGCCGGCCGTGGTGATCGGCGGCGCCCCGGACGAGCGGCATCCGGGGCTGTCCACGGTCTGGGCGGACGACGCGGGCGCGATGGCCTCGGTGGTGGGCGAGTTGACCGCTCTGGGCCATCGCCGGATCGTGCACATCGCCGGCCTGCCGGGCCTCGCGCACACCCAGCGCCGCATCCGCACACTGCGCGCCGAGGCGGAGCGGCGGGGGCTCGCCGAGGTGGAGTCGGTGACGACCGACTACTCCGGCACCGAGGCCGCCGTCGTCACCCGCCGGGTCCTGCGCGGCCCCGCTCCCCCGACGGCCCTGGTGTACGACACCGATGTGATGGCCGTCGCCGGTCTCGCCGCCGCCGCGGAGCTGGGCTTCTCGGTGCCGGCCGATCTGTCGGTGGTGGCCTGGGAGGACTCGGCCCTGTGCCGCATGGTCACGCCGTGGCTGTCGGCGCTGTCCCGGGACAGCGTGGAGTTCGGGTCGACAGCGGCCCGGGAGCTGCTGGCCCTGCTGGACGGCGGCCCGGCCCGGACGGTACGGGTACCGGTCCCCCGGCTGATCGAGCGGGACAGCACGGGCCCGGCACGAACGGACCGGCGATCACGCCTCGGGACCGGGAACGGCGTTACGGGCGACGGTGGTTCGGACGCCGACGCGTGAACCAACGGCCGGGCCACGGCCAGAAAGCCGAACCGGCACCCGGGGCTGCGGGCACGCCCCTGGAACCGACCGAACCCCGGGCACCGAACCGCTGCGACACCCGGGCCGCCGGCACGGAGACGACCCGCCGGCCGGGCCGCGAGCGCCGGCCCCGGTCCGTCGGCCCCTCGACGTACCGGGCCCGGCGGTGCACAGTTCTCCCTACGCGCCTTCATACCGACGGGTAACCGAGGGGGGCGCGCAGCCTACGAACACCCGAGGAGCGTCCGTGAGCAACTGGGCCGGCCGGAGTGCCGCCGAGATCGCCGCCGCCGTCCGCGAGAAGCGGGTCACACCCCGGGAGGTGGTGGCCGAACATCTCACGCGGATCGAGCGGTCGGACGGCCGGGTCGGGGCGTTCCGGAAGGTCCGGGCGCGGGCGGCGCTCGTCGAGGCCGACGAGGTGGCCGCCCGGGCGGAACTGGCCGAACTGCCGCTCGCGGGCGTGCCGGTGGCGGTCAAGGACAACCTGGCGGTGCGCGGCGAGTCGTGCCGCAACGGCTCCGCCGCCACCCCGGACACCCCGGCCGCCGAGGACCATGTGACGGTGGCCCGGCTGCGCGCGGCGGGGGCGGTGGTGGTCGGCCTGACGAACGTGCCCGAGCTGTGCGTCTTCGGCACCACGGAGGGCCCGTACGGCATCGCCCGCAATCCCTGGGATCCGTCCCGCACGGCGGGCGGCTCCTCCGGCGGCAGCGCGGCGGCGGTGGCCGCCGGGCTGGTGCCGCTGGCGCTCGGCAACGACGGGATGGGCTCGCTGCGCATCCCGGCCGCGAACTGCGGGCTGGTCACGCTGAAGCCGGGGCACGCGGTGGTGCCGGCCGGGATCGGCCACGGCGACTGGTTCGGCATGTCGGAGAACGGGCCGCTGGCCACGACGGTGGAGGATCTGCGGCTGATGCTGGGCGTCCTCGCCGACGCGGAGTTCGTACGGCGGGAGGAGCGGGGCCCGTTGAGGATCGCCGTCGCGCTGCGCAGCCCGCTCGCCGGGGTGCCGGTGAGCCGGCCGTATACGGACGCGGTGCGGCGGGCGGCCGGGGCGCTGGCCCGGTCCGGGCACCGGGTGCGGCGGGCGGAACCGCCGTACCCGCCCTCCCTCGGGGTGACCGCGCTCCGGCACTGGACGGCAGGGACGGCGATGGACGCGGAGGGCCTGGACCCGGCCCGGCTGGCCCGCCGGACCCGGGTGCACGCGGCCGTGGGCCGCCGCTTCACCCGCGCGGTCCGCACCGGGGCCGCCCGGGACCGGCTGCGCGCCCGGCTGACGCCGTTCTTCACCGAGCACGACATGCTGCTCACCCCGGCCCTGGCCCGCCGCTCCCCGCAGGCCGGGCCGTGGCACGAGCGCGGCTGGCTGCGCAACGTCCTCGCCAACTCCGCCTGTTCGCCGTTCACTCCGCCGTGGAACCTGACCGGCTGGCCGGCGATGTCCGTGCCGGTCGGCACCCTGCCCTCGGGCGCCCCCTGCGCCGTACAGCTGGTGGGCCGGCCGGGCACGGAGTCCCTGCTACTGGGCGTGGCCGAGGAGTTGGCGGAGCTGATCCCCTGGCGGCGGACGGCGGGAGCGTGACGAACAGGGCCTACTCCAGCGACCGGTACATGATGTGCAGCCCCACCCTGCCGTGCCGCGGGTGCTCGAACGCCTCCGGGACCGTGCCGAGGATCGTGAAGCCGAGGGACGTCCACAGGGCGACGGCGGGGTTGGTCTCGACCACGGCGTTGAAGACCATCGCGCGGTAGCCGTGCGTCCGGGCCTCGGCCAGCACGTGGACGGCGAGGGCACGGCCGATGCCGCGGCCGGTGTGGTCGGGGTCGACCATGAAGCCGGCGTTGGCGACGCGGGCGGCGGGTCCGCCGTAGTTGGGCGTGAGGTAGGCCGACCCGACCACGGCTCCGCCGGCGTCCTCGGCGACGTAGACCCGCTTGGCCGGGCTCATCCACAGCTCGCGGGCCGCTTCCTCGGTGGTGTGGGGGTCCCAGGCGTAGGTCTCGGCGGCGGCGACGATCCGGTGCCAGAAAGGCCAGATCCGCGGCCAGTCCCCGGCCGTGGCTTCTCTGATCAGCATGGGCGCGAGTCTGTCACGCCCACACGGACGGCGATCGCGGCGGGCCGGGGCGGGAGGGTCAGTCCACGCTCGGCAGGATGTGCGGCTCGGCCAGGTCGTCCTCGTAGCCGGCGAGGCGGATCGGGGCGGAGCGGGCCCACACCTCAAGGCTGCCGAGTTCTCCGGGCCTGCGGCGCCCGCGCTCCGCGCGTTCCTCGGGGCGTTGTTCGCGATTCGTCTTCTCCGGTGTCACCGCGCACTCCTTATGTGTCGGGTCACCCTCGGGGCATACCGGACAGTCGACGCCATGGCGCCGGGCGCCCGCTCGGGTCTGGTGGGAAAGCCGATTACGGACGCGGTGGCGCCGGTTTCCGCTGCCGGAGCGAACCGTTGTGGACCGGCGTGCCCCAGGACGGACGGTGGGTGTGGGTGAGACCCCGTACTGTTGTCCGCCGACTCCCAGATTAACCAAATGAGCGGACATCCGCTCGATAGGGAATGCAAACAAGGTGTAACCACTGTGCTTCGCGCGGCCTCCCAATAGCCCCCAATATGGGGCCTTTTCCCACAAGATGCTCACTCGTACGACGTCCGGAATCACCCGTACGGCGGATATGAACGAACGCCTCTTCGAAATAAGTTGGGGAACGGTTGACCGACCCGGCGCAGTTCAAGTGTCGTTGGCCGGGCGGCAAACCGGCCATGGTCTGCTGACGCGGCAACGGCTGTCTCGCGGAAGGACTGACGCATGGAGCTGCGCAGCGTCGAGGAGCTGATGGATCTGCTGGACGCCGGTCGGCACCGGCACGCGCTGCGGACCGCCGCGCTGCTGCGCCGCGGCCGCCCCGCCGACAAGGAGCTCCAAGTGGCGGGCCTGGTCAGGGGCATTGGACCGGTGCTGTGCGCGGGCGACGAGGCGGCCCGGGCCGACAGTGCGGCACAGGCGGTGCGTTCCCTGCTCGGGGAGCGGGTGTCCCGGCTGGTCCGCGCGGACGCGGACCCGGCCGACGACGATGTGCTGCGGCTGTGCCAGGCCGAGGAGGAGGCCGGCACGGCCGCCTTCGACGCGGGCGTGCTGGAGGACTGGCGCACCGTGCTGGAGCTGGTGGCGGCCGGCACGTGCCGGCTCGGCGCGGTCGACTGAGACACGGCCGGCCGATCCACGGCGCCCGCCGGGCCGCGGTCGCGCCCGGGCGCGGTGGACCGGGGTCGCTCCCGGGCGCGGTGGACCGGGGTCGCTCCCGGGCGTGGTGGACCGGGGCGCGCCCCGGCCAACACCCGCCCGCCGCTCACCACTTGCCGGGCGCGTAGTCCTTCAGGAAGACGCCGTACAGGTCCTCGCCCGCCTCGCCGCGCACGACCGGGTCGTAGACGCGGGCGGCGCCGTCGACCAGGTCGAGCGGGGCGTGGAAGCCGGCCTCGGCGAGACGCAGCTTGTCGTAGTGGGGGCGCTCGTCGGTGATCCAGCCGGTGTCGACCGAGGTCATCAGGATCCGGTCGGACTCGAACATCTCCTGGGCGCTGGTCCGCGTCACCATGTTCATCGCGGCCTTGGCGGCGTTGGTGTTCGGGTGGCCCGCGCCCTTGTAGCCACGGCTGAAGACGCCCTCCATGGCCGAGACGTTCACGATGTACGCCCGTCCGCTCGCCGCCTTGCGCGCGGCCTCGGCCATGGCCGGGCGGAGCTTGCTGATCAGGATGAACGGCGCGGTGTAGTTGCAGAGCTGGGTCTCCAGCAGCTCCACCGGGGAGATCTGGTCGATGGTCTGCACCCAGGTGTTGGTGTCGACGACGTCCGGGAGCAGACCGCCCGCGTCGATGGCGGTGCCGTCGAGGTGTCGGGCGACGCTGGCGTTGCCCGCGACCAGGGCGAGGTCGGCTACCTTCTGCGCGTCCAGCCCGCTGGTGCCGACGGGCAGCGCGGCCAGGCCGTCGACCGCGCCGGAGTTGAAGGCGCCGATGACGTGGTGGGCGGGCAGTTCGCCGGCGGGCAGCGGGGCGCTCTCGCCATCGACCAGGGCGGCGTAGGCGGAGGGCAGGCGGCGCACGGTCTGCGTGGCGTTGTTGATCAGGATGTCCAGCGGGCCGGCCTCGGCGACCCGGTCGGCCAGTGCGACGGCCTGGGCCGGGTCGCGCAGGTCGATGCCGACGACCTCCAGCCGGTGCAGCCAGTCCGCCGAGTCCTCCATCGCCTTGAAACGGCGGATGGCGTCCTTCGGGAACCGGGTCGTGACGGTCGTGTGCGCGCCGTCGCGCAGCAGCCGCAGCGCGATGTACATGCCGATCTTGGCCCGGCCGCCGGTGAGCAGGGCGCGCTTGCCGGTGAGGTCGGCACGGGCGTCCCGCTTGGCGCGGTTGACGGTGGCGCAGTCGGGACAGAGCTGGTGGTAGAAGTAGTCGACTTCCACGTACCGCGTCTTGCAGGTGTAGCAGGAGCGCGGGCGCTGGAGTATCCCCGCGATCCTGCCCTCCTCGACCTTGGAGGACGGCAGGATGCCCTCGGTCTCGTCGTCGATGCGCTCGGCCGAGCCGGTGGCGGTGGCCTCGGTGACGGCGCGGTCGTGGGCGGTCTTGGCGGCCCGGCGCTCCTGGCGGCGGCGCTGCTTGACCGTGCGGTAGATGTGCGAGGTGGCCCGGCGCACCTTGATCGCGTCGGGGTGGTCGACGTCGAGCCGGTCCAGTTCCTCCAGCACGCTCAGGCAGACGGCGAGCCGCTCGGGGTCGATACCGGGCCCGTAGACCATCTCGTCCATGGACGCCGAACCGTCCTCTGTCACCGTCATCGCGCTGCCGTTCCCCTGGTCACCCGAGCGGCGCTCCGACTCGCGTCCGCTTTCGAACAGCGAATTTTACGGAGCGCCGGGCCGGTGGGCCAAACCGCCGCCGATTCCGGTGCCCGCGGACCACCGGCGTCCCGCTCCGCCGCCGGGTCCGCCCGCACCCGTCGCGGAGCCGCGCGGAGGACACGGCCGGCACCCCAGGGCCGCCCGAGGCCGCTCCCGCCAAGGGCCGCGAGCCGGCCCCGGGACCGGTCCCCGCCAAGCGGTACGCGCCCGATCCCGGGGCCGGCCCCCGCCAAGCATTACGCGCCCGCCCCCGAGACCGGCCCCCCGACGAACCAGGACAGCCAGCCCCCGAGCCGCCCCCGCCAGGCGGCGCGCCTGAGCCGATCCCCGCACAGGGGTACACGCCGAACCCCGAGACCGAACCCCCGACAAACCGGGACAGCCAGCCCCTTCAGCCGCCCCCGCCAAGCGGCACGCGCGGGCCGGCCCCCGCCAAGCGGTGCGCGTCGGGACCGGAGGCCGCCGGGGGCCGGTGCTCAGCGGTCGCAGACCGACAGCAGGGTCGCCACCTCCGCCGACACCGCCCGCGCGAGCCGCTCCAGGTCCGGTACGGCCCGCGCGTCGGCGACCAGCCCGTAGTGCACGCGCCCGCGGTACGTGGAGATCGCGACCGCGAGGGCCTGGCCGGGGGCGAGCGGGGCCAGCGGATACACCTCGGTCAGCTCCTGGCCGCCGAGCCGGAGCCCGAAGCCGGGCAGCGGCACGCTGGTGACCAGGATGTCGAACCACAGCCGGGCCGCCTGGCCGACCAGCGGCCCGCCGAGCCGGTGGGCGAGGGCCGGGACGTGGTCGGCGAGCAGGGCCACCGCGCCGGCGCCCCGGTCGGGCCCCGCGTCCTTGTTGCGGACCATCGCGGTGCGCACGGTGCGCAGCCGGCCGAGCGGGTCGCTCTCGTGCACCGGGAGCCGTATCAGATAACCGGAGAGCCGGTTGCCCTGCGGCTGGGCGGCGTGCGGCCGGCGCCGGGACACCGGGATCAGGGCGCGGGGCGCCACGCCCTCGCTGCCGTCGCCGCGCTCGTCCAGCCAGCGGCGCAGGGCACCGGCGACGACGGCGATGAGGACGTCGTTGACCGTGCCTCCGGCGCTCTTGCGCACCCGGTGCACCTCGTCGATGTCGAGGACGACCCCGGCGACGCGGCGGGTGCCGCTGGGCTCGGCGGTGAGCGCGGCGCACGGGCGCATGCCGAGGGTGGACCGGGCCAGCGAGGCGCCGATGTCCAGCGCCCGGCCCATGTCGGTGAGCACCCCCCGGACCAGCCCGGGGACCCGCGCGGGCAGCCGGCGCGCGTCGGGCAGCGGGCCGCGCGGCGGCTCGACGACGCGGGGCGCGCGCTCGGGCAGGCCGACGGGGTCCAGGATGCCGGCGGCGAGCTTCAGGGCGCGCAACCCGTCGGCGAGGGCGTGGTGGAACTTGAAGAGCACCGCGAAGGAGACCCCGTCGGCGCCGGGCAGCACATGCGCCTCCCACGGTGGCCGGCCGCGCTCCAGCGGGCGCTGCATCAGCCGGCCGGCGGCCGCGTGGAAGTCGTCGGCGGGGGCGTGCAGCCGGACGTGGTCGAGGGGGTCGAAGCGCGGGTCGGTCTCGCGGGCGGCGCCGCCGAAGGCGAGCGGCTGCCACAGGTCGCGGATGCGCAGGCGCAGCCCGGGGACGGCGGCGGCGCGGGCGGCGAGCAGGTCGGCGGCGTGCGCCCCGGCGGTCGGCGAGTGCGCGCCGAAGATCCCGAGCGCGCCGAGGTGCATCGGGTGCCGGTCGGTCTCCATGTTCCAGAAGGCCAGGTCCAAAGGAGCGAGCAGGTCGGAAGTCACGGGCTTGCCTCACGCGTCGGCGGTCATTTCAGGACGGGCGGCGCCGCTTCGGGTGCGGTGCCCCACGCCGACGGGCGCGGGCCGACCGTGAAGGCGAGGGAGCGCAGGGAGCGCAGCGCGCCCGTCGTCAGATAGGTCCGGTCGTGCGGGGTGCCGTCGGCGCGTACCGCCTGGACGTAGCGATCGGTGGCCGAGGTGCCGGGCGCCGTCACGGTCAGCCGGCCGCTCGGCCAGTGACGGCGGTCCAGGGCCAGGTCGACCCGGTCGAACACGGGGGTGGTCAGGCCCCAGGTTCCGTAGCCGGGCTGGACCGGGAAGAGCCCGATGGCCGACAGCACGTGCCAGGCGGACATGGTGCCCAGGTCGTCGTTGCCGGTGAGGCCCTCGGGGCTGTCGGTGAACAGGGTCAGCGCCGCGTGCACCACGTCCGTCGTCTTCCAGGGCCGGCCGGTGGAGAGGTAGGTGTAGGGCGCGATGAGGTCCGGCTCGTTCATCGGGTTGTAGACCGCGGCGTTGTAGTAGGCGTACGGGTCGCCGTGCACCCACACCTCGCGCGCGGTCCTCTCCGGGTCGGCGAGCAGCCGGTCGTAGGCGAAGAAGGCGTCGAGGCGGGCGTCGGCCGCGCCCCTGCCGCCGATCAGCCCGACCAGGCCGGGCACGTCCTGCGGGACGAGCCACTGGTACTGCCAGGCCGTGCCCTCGTGGAAGCCGCTGCCGCGGGCCGGGTCGGCCGGGCCGGCGAAGGCGCCGGAGGCGTCCCGGGCGCGGAAGAAGCCGGTGGCAGGGTCGAAGATGTTGCGGTAGTTGCGCGAACGGGCGGCGTAGCGGGCGGCGTCCTCGTGGTGCCCGAGGCCGCGGGCCATCTGCGCCAGCATGGCGTCGGCGAGCGCGTACTCCAGGGTGACCGAGGCGCCGTAGTGGAAGTCGGAGTCGCCCATCTTGGCGTACGGGCGGTCCTTGACCCAGGGCGCGAAGCCGCGCGCGATGTACTCGGCGTTGGCCTCCCGGCCGACGCCCGGGTGGGCGGCGGGCGGCACGCCGTCGGCGTTCTCGCGCAGCGCCCGGTAGGCCCGCTCCTCGAAGCCCTTCAGCAGGCCCGAGTGGTAGGCGGTGGTCAGGAAGGGGGTGACCGGGTCGCCGGTCATGATGTTGGTCTCGACCGGGCCGTAGCCCCACTTGGGCAGCCAGCCGCCGTCCTCGGCGACCGCGACCACCGACCGGGCCATGTCCCGGGCCTCGCGCGGCGCGAGCAGGGCGAGCAGCTGGGCCTGGGTGCGGTAGGTGTCCCACAGCGACCAGTTCTGGTAGTAGGTGAACCCCCGGGCGCGGTGGACGCGGCGGTCCCAGCCGAAGTAGCGGCCGTCGGCGTCGCCGCCGATGTTGGGCGCCAGGTACGACCGGTAGAGCGAGGAGTAGAAGGTCCGGCGCAGCGCGGGCGTGCCGCCCCGCACCCGGACGGCGGTCAGCCGCCCCTCCCACTCCTCGCGGGCCCGGCGGCGCACGGTGTCGAAGGAGCGGCCGCCCTCGGCGCGCAGGTTGGTCGCGGCGCCGCGCGCGTCCACGTACGACAGCGCGGTGGTCGCCTCGACCACGCGGTCGCCGGTGGTGTCGAAGCGGACGTAGGCGCCGTCGGCTCCGGTGCGGGCGCCGGGGGTGACGGTGCGGCCGTCCCAGGTGCCGTAGGCGGTGAAGGGCCGGCTGAAGCGGGTGATCGTGTGGACGGTGTAGGGGCCGGTGTCCCGGCAGAAGCCGTGGCCGGTGATCTCGGTGCGCACGGTGCGGTCGTCAAGGATCTCCACCGCGCTGCGCACCGGCTTGTGCAGCGCCTGGGCCGCGTTCAGCAGGATGTTGGCCTTGCCGGTGGCCGGGAAGGTGTAGCGCTGCACGCCGGTACGGGCGGTGGCGGTCAGCTCGGCGCTGATGCCGGAGGCGAGGCCGACCCGGTAGTAGCCGGGGCTCGCCTCCTCGTCGTCGTGCGAGAAGGCCGCCGCGTACCGGGCGTAGTCCGTCTGGGTGACGTCGCCGGTGGTGGGCAGCACGGGGAGGTCGCCGCCGATGCGGCAGCCGACCCCCGAGAGGTGGACCAGGGAGAAGCCGCGGATACGGTTCTGCGCGTAGTCGTAGCCGGTGGTGTGCCCGGTGTCCGGGGAGAGCTGCACCATGCCGAAGGGCACGGCCGCGCCGGGGAAGGTGTTGCCCTCGTTCCGGCTGCCGATGAACGGGTTGACCAGCTCGGTGAGGCGGTCGCCGGGCGGCTCCCCGGCCCGTGCGGCGGGGGTGGCGATCAGCGCCGAGGCTGCCATCACCCCGGCCATGCACCAGCGCGTGCGCCGGGTCCCTCTCATATCGGTGACCTCCGCGGGTTGGACATCGTTGCCTGCATCCTGAAGGCCGCGAGGCACGAACCCGGGCATTCAGGGTGATTGGCGTGCGACGCGTCGCACCGAGGGGGCTCTCGTCGAGGGCGGAACGCCGGGTAGGGGGTGCGGGAGAGCGGTCAGCCCGGTGGGCGGGTGTGGCAGCAGTCGCCGCAGAGTCCGCCGCCGGGCACCCGGTAGTACAGGCAGCAGCTGCGGCGCCGGAAGGACGCGCCGGTGCGCACTCCGGTGGCGTCGAGCAGCGGATGGGCGAACAGTTCGCCGGTGAGGGCGCGGGTGCGGGCCGCCACGTCGGCACGGCCGTGGGCGCGGGCCCAGCGGCCCAGTTCCCGGGCGGTCGCGGCCAGCGCGGAGCCCGCGTTGCCCCACAGCAGGCCGGCCGCGACGCCGTAGCGGGCCCGCAGCACCGCCGTCAGGGGCTCCAGATGGCCGTGCAGCACGGTGGCGGCCAGCGTGGCCGCGTCCCCGGGCAGGGCGCGCACCTCGGTGAGCCACAGATCGTCGGGGGCGGTGGCGTCCACGTCCCAGCGCAGCAGGCGCGGGTCCAGGTCTGGCAACCGGCCGTACAGCACGGCGCAGCCCAGGGCCGCCGACCACAGCCGGGCGGCCAGCCCCTGCTGGGCGAGGGAGGCGGCCACCCGGGGCTCGGCGGTCCGCAGCCGCTCCCCCACCACCGCGACTCGCGCGGCGACCGGATCCCGGCCGGACGGCGGCACCCGCGCGTAGCCGTCCGCGAGGGCCGGGAGCCGCCACGGACCGGCGGCGCCGGGCGGGCCGGGGAGGGTGCGCAGCACGAAGAAGCCGCCGAGCGGGCGGAGTGCGGCGAGATCGCGGTCGAGATCCACGACAGCACTCCTACCAGGCGCGTCGCCGAAGCGGTGCGGCGGGTGCCCGCCCGGCGTCAGGCCGCCAAGGGATGGGCGGCACGTCGGCATACTGCGAAAGCAGTAGGCGGCATTGCGCTCAGGGACGACGACGGGCGGATCACGAGCGGGCAGAGTGTCGACCATGGAAGCCGATCGCATACGGGCCCGGGACACCCACCGCCCCCAGAGGAGACGCCGATGAGCGCCCTGGCGTTATCCGTGCTCCTGTCGGTCGTCTCCGCCCTGGCCTACGCGGGCGGAGCGATCATGCAGGAGCGGGTGGCGGTGTCCTCCGCCGGCAGCGCACCGGTGCGCCGGCCGGGCTGGTGGGGGGCGCTCGCGCTCAACGGCCTCGGCGGTGTGCTGCACGTCGTGGCCCTGGCCTACGGGCCGCTCAGCCTGGTCCAGCCGCTCGGCGCGCTGACCATCGTCTTCGCCCTGCCCATGGCGGCGCTGTGGGTAGGCCGCCGGGCGGGGGCGACCGCCTGGCGCGGCGCGCTCATGGCCACGGCCGGCCTCGCCGGTCTGCTGTCGCTGGTCGGCTCCTCCGCCACGCACTCCCTGACCGCCGGGCAGCGGCTGGCCGTCGCGCCGGCCACCGGCGCGGCGGTGGCGGCGCTGGCCGTCGCCGGGCTGGCCGTGCACCGGCACCCGGCGGTGCGCAGCGTGCTGCTCGCCACCGCCTCCGGCGTCGCCTTCGGCATGTCGTCGGTGTTCACCAAGACCGTGGCCGTGGACTGGACCCACGGCATCGACCTGGGCGCGCTGCCCTCGCTCGGGGTGATCGGCGCGTTCTCGGTCGCCGGTGTCCTGCTGTCCCAGCTGTCCTACCGGCACGGCGGGCTCGCCGCCCCGCTGGCCACTCTGACCGTGGTCAATCCGGTGCTGGCCGCCGCGGTCGGCGTCCTGATGTTCGGCGAGACCTTCCGCCACGGCACCGCGGGCATGGTACTCGCCCTGGGCTGCGGGGTGGTGGCGGCGGGCGGCCTGATCATGCTGACGACGGAACGGCTGGAGCACGGGGAGGCGCCGGAGTCGCCGGGGCCGGCCCCGGCGGACCCACCGGCGGAGCCGACGCCGGCCTCCCCGACCGGCCCAGCGGTGTCTCCGGCCGCCACGGGGCCGGCCCTCGTCGCCCGGGAGCCCCGCCCCGTAGTGCCACGGCAGCGTGGGGCGGCGGACACCGGAACGGACCGGGCCGGGAGCCCGGTGCCGCGCGAGCCCGGCCCGGCCGGGAGCGGAACGCGAGCCGGAAGCGGAACGGAGACCGGGAGCACGACGGAGAGCGAAACCGGAACGGAGGCTGGTGGCGTCGGCCCGCCGGCCGACGGCGTGGCCCCGGCTCCGTACGTCCCGTCGGCCGACGCCGCGTCCCCGGACCCGTACCTCCCACCGGGCGACGGCACGCACCCCGCGCCGTACGCCCCGCTGTCCGTGCGCTCCCACGTGCCGGCCGTGCCGCCGGTGCCGGTGCCACTGTCGGTGCCGGTCCCGCTGTCGGTGCCGTGCCCCCGTCAGATGGCGACGCCGCCGGCCCGGAGGTAGGCGAGCGGGTCGACGTCCGACCCGAATTCGGGCCCCGTCCGCACCTCGAAGTGCAGGTGCGGGCCCGTGACGTTGCCCGTGGAGCCGGAGCGGCCGATGCGCCGGCCGGCGGTGACGTCCTGGCCGGCCCGCACGGAGATGGCGGACAGGTGGGCGTACTGGGTGTAGCGGCCGTCGGCGTGCCGCAGCACGACCTGGTAGCCGTACGAACCGCCCCAGCCCGCGGCCACCACCCGGCCGGCCGCCACCGCCCGCACGGAAGTCCCGGTCGGCACGGGGAAGTCCACGCCGGTGTGGTAGCCCTTCGACCAGTGCGAGCCGGCCACGTGGTAGCCGGTGCCGACGGAGGCGGTCACCGGGGCGACGCGCGTGTGGTGGGCCGGAGGCGGGGC
This window harbors:
- a CDS encoding LacI family DNA-binding transcriptional regulator, which codes for MKDIARRAGVSESAVSFALNDRPGVSEATRARVRRVAEQLGWRPSTAARALSGEGAATVGFVLARPATTLGVDSFFLQLVSGIQGVLAERHLGLLFQVVEDVAGECAVYRRWWAEHRVDGVLVVDPRADDPRPGLLDELSLPAVVIGGAPDERHPGLSTVWADDAGAMASVVGELTALGHRRIVHIAGLPGLAHTQRRIRTLRAEAERRGLAEVESVTTDYSGTEAAVVTRRVLRGPAPPTALVYDTDVMAVAGLAAAAELGFSVPADLSVVAWEDSALCRMVTPWLSALSRDSVEFGSTAARELLALLDGGPARTVRVPVPRLIERDSTGPARTDRRSRLGTGNGVTGDGGSDADA
- a CDS encoding amidase, giving the protein MSNWAGRSAAEIAAAVREKRVTPREVVAEHLTRIERSDGRVGAFRKVRARAALVEADEVAARAELAELPLAGVPVAVKDNLAVRGESCRNGSAATPDTPAAEDHVTVARLRAAGAVVVGLTNVPELCVFGTTEGPYGIARNPWDPSRTAGGSSGGSAAAVAAGLVPLALGNDGMGSLRIPAANCGLVTLKPGHAVVPAGIGHGDWFGMSENGPLATTVEDLRLMLGVLADAEFVRREERGPLRIAVALRSPLAGVPVSRPYTDAVRRAAGALARSGHRVRRAEPPYPPSLGVTALRHWTAGTAMDAEGLDPARLARRTRVHAAVGRRFTRAVRTGAARDRLRARLTPFFTEHDMLLTPALARRSPQAGPWHERGWLRNVLANSACSPFTPPWNLTGWPAMSVPVGTLPSGAPCAVQLVGRPGTESLLLGVAEELAELIPWRRTAGA
- a CDS encoding GNAT family N-acetyltransferase — protein: MLIREATAGDWPRIWPFWHRIVAAAETYAWDPHTTEEAARELWMSPAKRVYVAEDAGGAVVGSAYLTPNYGGPAARVANAGFMVDPDHTGRGIGRALAVHVLAEARTHGYRAMVFNAVVETNPAVALWTSLGFTILGTVPEAFEHPRHGRVGLHIMYRSLE
- a CDS encoding SDR family NAD(P)-dependent oxidoreductase, which encodes MTVTEDGSASMDEMVYGPGIDPERLAVCLSVLEELDRLDVDHPDAIKVRRATSHIYRTVKQRRRQERRAAKTAHDRAVTEATATGSAERIDDETEGILPSSKVEEGRIAGILQRPRSCYTCKTRYVEVDYFYHQLCPDCATVNRAKRDARADLTGKRALLTGGRAKIGMYIALRLLRDGAHTTVTTRFPKDAIRRFKAMEDSADWLHRLEVVGIDLRDPAQAVALADRVAEAGPLDILINNATQTVRRLPSAYAALVDGESAPLPAGELPAHHVIGAFNSGAVDGLAALPVGTSGLDAQKVADLALVAGNASVARHLDGTAIDAGGLLPDVVDTNTWVQTIDQISPVELLETQLCNYTAPFILISKLRPAMAEAARKAASGRAYIVNVSAMEGVFSRGYKGAGHPNTNAAKAAMNMVTRTSAQEMFESDRILMTSVDTGWITDERPHYDKLRLAEAGFHAPLDLVDGAARVYDPVVRGEAGEDLYGVFLKDYAPGKW
- a CDS encoding wax ester/triacylglycerol synthase family O-acyltransferase, with the translated sequence MTSDLLAPLDLAFWNMETDRHPMHLGALGIFGAHSPTAGAHAADLLAARAAAVPGLRLRIRDLWQPLAFGGAARETDPRFDPLDHVRLHAPADDFHAAAGRLMQRPLERGRPPWEAHVLPGADGVSFAVLFKFHHALADGLRALKLAAGILDPVGLPERAPRVVEPPRGPLPDARRLPARVPGLVRGVLTDMGRALDIGASLARSTLGMRPCAALTAEPSGTRRVAGVVLDIDEVHRVRKSAGGTVNDVLIAVVAGALRRWLDERGDGSEGVAPRALIPVSRRRPHAAQPQGNRLSGYLIRLPVHESDPLGRLRTVRTAMVRNKDAGPDRGAGAVALLADHVPALAHRLGGPLVGQAARLWFDILVTSVPLPGFGLRLGGQELTEVYPLAPLAPGQALAVAISTYRGRVHYGLVADARAVPDLERLARAVSAEVATLLSVCDR